In the Vulpes vulpes isolate BD-2025 chromosome 12, VulVul3, whole genome shotgun sequence genome, ACTTGCCCGACTTCCGCGACCCTCCCGATGGCGGTGGCCGCCTGGACCAGCTGCTGTCCCTCTCCATGGTGTGGGCCAACCACCTCTTCCTGGGTTGCAGGTGCGAACCCCTGCGGGAGGGCTGACCCCGTCCTCCGCCTGCAGACCCGCAGCCCTCCCCTGGGGCTGCctgctgcccagggctgaccccgcccccagcccccagcccccagcccccagcccccagcctccagccGCACCGGCCCGGCCGATGGCAGATTCGCGTGCTCTTGGGAAAGACGATTAacctctccgagcctcagtttccgcCTTTGGAAAATGAGTTGTGATGGCTACAAtattaaagagtaaaaaaaaaaaaaaaaaaaagggcatctAGTACAGGCTGCTGTTTAGCAAGAGCTCAGTTTATGGTGGGCACTAAAATGCCATTGTTATTTGTAGTATTTTTAGCTTAAACCATCACCTTTGTGAACTCCATTGTAAGTGTCTTTGCTCCTTCCTCCCACGTGGCAAACGTGCAGAGACAGAAACCGAGATTCCTTCCACGTCCATACGAAGAAGCTGAGAGAGGAGGTCTTCTGGCAGGATTGTGGATTTTACCATTTATGGCAGCATGTAATATGTGGCCTTTGGctttttctccccactccccagtctGCTGGACTCTTAGTAAGAGCCAGCCTTTGCCTCTCTGCTTTTCCTGTTATGAAAATAACAGATGCCTTCAAAGTACTGTTTCTGAAAGTGCCCCCTCAAATGAAGGTGTCAAATCTTGAGGCTCCCACAATCTTCTGTTTGAGTGTCCCGGAATTCTGTTAGGATAATAAGATGATTTGTCTTCGTCCTGATTTCTCTGCCCCTTATGACCAGCTGACTCTAGTCACCTGCTCCCTCCAACTCTTAGCCACTTGGTTTTGTTGTCAGATGTTGGCATCAATAGAACAGGATTTGGAGAAGCAGTGCCAAAggctttttctctatttttctgggTGCCCCTGGGAAATCATAGTTAATGGGTTCCAAGATTAGGAAGGTGTCCGAGATTggacaaaatgaagaaatgatgttGTTTACATTAGACCAAAATTccgtgtttaaaaaataaaaaattttggcCTTCATACCGTATCCACTAATATGTACTGCCAGATGTATAGTTACCTCtatttttgtaaatcttttttgttttgtaaatcttGAAACACCTGCTCTATTGGCATTCCTACAGTCACTTCTGAATCCACAAGCCAGAAAAAATGGTTTCCAACTGCTGCTGAACATGTGGCCGTTTCCCCTGTAGTATCACATCAGAACTCTGAGAGTTGGAATAGCTCCAATTTCTTGTTAGCCCACAGAGACAAGTAATTCCTCCagggtttttgatttttttttttaagattttatttattcatgagagacacacacacattgagagggagagacacaggcagagggagaagcaggctccatgcagggagcccgatgtgggactcgatcctggaattccgggatcatgccctgagccaaaggcatatgctcaaccactgagctacccaggcatccctccttcaAGGTTTTTATCTAACTACTTTTTATTGTGCAGTTACAACAAAGACCTTTTAGACAAAGTGATGGAAATGGCTGATGGGATTGAAGTAGAAGACCTGCCACAGTTTACTACCCGAAGTGAATTAATGAAAAAGGTAAACAGGATTTCTAAGTGCATTTGAAATGATATAGAGTTAATGGCCTCTGCTTTTATGTTGATGTGTTAGAGCATATTGTTTACTGCTCAAGGATCTAAGtccttttattaaattaaaaaaaaaatttcctgaagtataattgatatgcaaTATTCTATTCATTTCAGATGTACATTCTAGCgtttttatacattacaaaataatcTCTACTTATTGTCTAGTtacccatctgtcaccatacaaagctGTTACAGTATTACTGACTGGATCCTCTGCTATACATCATTTCCTCATGACTTGATTTATTTTGATTGGAAGTTTGTAGGTCCTAATCTCCTTCACCTCTGTGCCCCGCCCACCCAATCTAGTAACCCAACAGTTTCCTGTATctatgaatttgttttgtttgttcatttggggtgttttttgttttttagattccacatgtaagtgaaatcatacagtatttgtcttcatTGGTCTTCATTTAGCGTAATGCACTCTAGACCCacccatgttgttgtaaataTCAAGATCTTCCATTGCCAAgttgtattccattatatatacatatgtatagcagcacattttctttatccgttcatttATCTGTGGACACTTAGGtgccttttcacttttatttctctgtaaatGGTATAAACCTTTTCATAGCTAGATAACTAAATTATACATTGTTAGTGGAGTAATAGATAAATTCAGCCTCTAAGTTTCCTTTATGAACATTGTTTTGAgctttttgcttaatttttaatttgtggtGAGAGTGCTACAGTTTCCACTTACTAAAAAATCTTGTTGGTAACATTAATTCATCTTTACCCCAATGGGTAAGGGCCTAATAAGACCTGTTTGGCCCATCTGacttgttgatgggaatgtagaTGGAATAATGCCCACATACAGCTGTTCCCTGTTCTGTAGGACTTAGTCTGATCTGAGATTGAGGACTTTACATGGTGAGTTTATTGCCTGTGGAGCCTTGTATCTGGGTTCTGGTGCTAGAGCATTGGAGAGTGTGGTAGAAAGCAGCTCAGATTATGGGCTGGGCATCCCAATGGCTTTTCAAAATCCCCTAagacctgcttttttttttttttttttttttttttttttttttaagatttttattttagagcaagcatgagcaataggggggcggggagggcagagaaagagggagatgaGTCTCCAACAGACTCCCTattcagtgcagagccagatggaGGGCTCcgacccaggaccctgagatcaagacctgagccaaagtctgacacttaaccgactgagccacccaggtacccctagacaTGTTTTTTCTCATTTGCCTGGGCCTTTTCAGGCAGAATTAATTGCTTCCTCTCCCccaaagtttgtttcttttgtactCTACCTAGGCCTCTTTTGAAAGGTTGTAAGCTTTTTTGAAAAAGCTCTTTTGAAAGGTTGCCTAAAGTTTTAATCATGTCTCTAAAACCTAGTGTAGACTTATCTAAGAGCAGCtcagaaaatgtttacaaaattgACCAGAACAAGAGAGTGAAAGGTTGCAGGccccttgttttatttctgtcctCAGAAACATAGGTAAATCCTTTCCTCACTCCTGTTGGATCTTGTTTAGGTAGGGTGTATAAAGAGGTTCCCTTCTGTATGGATATCAAGGAACTAATCAAAGCCTTAGCTTCCCAGAAAGTACTTCAGTCTCAAATAGTACACCCCATTTGATTTCAGATAGTTTTGCTAAAGAAAGTACTATTTAAAATCTggatttgggggatgcctgggtggctcagtggttgagtgtctgcctttggctcagggcgtgatcccggagtcctgggattgagtcccacatcgggctcctcctggggagcctgcttctccctctgcctatgtctttgcctctctctctgtatctctcatgaataagtaaaatctttaaaaaaataaaaataaaaatctggatttgGGGTCAGGAATTGGAAGTTTATGACTCTTTGGGTTATCTCatgtaatactttaaaaaaatatctgggcAGTTCATCAGTGTCCCATAGTGGTGAGGTTCCTTAGGGCTCCGTCACCACTAGATAGTTGCTGGCTACCTGAGTGCACCCCACAGGGAGGGGTAGGCAGGAGAAGAATGAGCTTTTACTTCCTAACTGCTTGTGGCagattctttctttgctttttactCCCAAGAGGTATTTTGACCtccttaa is a window encoding:
- the CDKN2AIPNL gene encoding CDKN2AIP N-terminal-like protein isoform X1, with protein sequence MVGGEAAAAVEELVSGVRQAADFAEQFRSYSESEKQWKARMEFILRHLPDFRDPPDGGGRLDQLLSLSMVWANHLFLGCSYNKDLLDKVMEMADGIEVEDLPQFTTRSELMKKHQS